The Alistipes sp. ZOR0009 genomic interval TCGGCTACCATGCCCATTTGCGACGGAGCACATAAAAGATAACCAGACATGCTAAAGCAGCATAGGCAATACCCAAAGTGTAGGGTATTGCTCTTTTAATCAGTAATAGGATCTAGGATTCTTAACCAACCTCATCTCCTTACACATGAAACTCAACAAGCTTATTCTAGCGCTTGTTGCTGCGTTTATTGCAACAGGCTTGCATGCAGCAACCGTAAACACGTCGAGTGGAACCTTTGTTGATACGAAAAGAAACAGAGATGTTCCCTACAAAATTTACTATCCCAACTTAGAGCAGGGCACCTATCCCGTAATCATCTTTTCGCACGGACTAGGAGGCAGCTGCAACGGATACTCCTACTTTGGCGAGTACATGGCACAACATGGCTACATCTGCATACACATTCAGCACAAAGGCTCCGATTCCGACATCTGGAAAAATGCAAGCAGTAAGATGGAAGTTATGCAAGCAATGAAGAGAGCGGTAATGCGTCCCAAAACCTCCATAGATAGATTTAAGGACATCCCCTTTACAATTGACCAAATAGCTGCCATGAACCAGTCATCTCCAATCTTTAAAGGACACATAGATGTAGGTAGCATAGGTATCGCAGGACATTCCTTCGGAGCACAAACGGTGCTATTTGCAGCTGGACAAAAAACCGTAAGAGGTGGTTTTCAGCTTAACGACACTCGCATTAAAGCAGGCATAGCATTAAGCCCCAACGCTCCCGAAAGTTTTAAAGACGAAGACTCGGATATTTACAATGACATGAAAATTCCGCTTCTACATATTACTGGGACAAATGACGACAGCCCCCTAGCAGGAAGTAAATCGGGCTTCACCCCTGCCAACCGAACAATTCCATACCAGAAGATCAAGAATGCACCTCAGTATCTAATTGTCTTCGATCAAGCAACACACATGACCTTCTCGGGAAGAGATGCAGAAGCCTCTCAAGATCCCTTCTGCGAAAAACATCTCGAAAATGTACTTCAAAGCTCGCTAGCCTTTTTCGACTGCTACCTAAAAGGCGAAAAGGAACGAGGTGCTTGGCTTAAAAAGGAGTTCGTAAAATCGCTAGCACAGAAAGATCGGTTTGAGTGGAAGTAGAAAGCCACCAAGCTAGCCTTCATTCGTATCGTCAGAATCTCAAAAATATAAAAGCAGCCGCAATGCTTGTGCGGTTGCTTTTTTTCTTGGTCAAACCTAAAGCTTGAAGAAATAGTAATAAGTTTGCAGCACTTATAATATATACCCTACTTTATTCATGGCTGGTTTCATCCGAATTAGGATTTTATTTCTTACGCTCATCCTCTTTGCTTGTATCGGCACAAAAGGGCAGATATCTATTAAAGGTACTGTTTTAAATCGCGAAACCAATGCAGTAGTAGAGGGGGTTCTCATAAAATCAGGGAAGAAAACTACGGTAACCAACCATCTTGGCCTTTTTATTTTGAAGTTAAGCAAAGGTGAATCGGCAAAGCTACAGCTGATGCATCTGGCCTTCGAAGAAGAAAACATATCGGTTAAATCAACAATAGATACTACGCTAACCATCTATATAACCCCAAAACAGCACAAGCTTGCAGAGATAACAGTAACAAGCCAACCAACAGAAAATAGAGGATCAAACATATCGGTTAACACCATAGAGATGCAAAAGAGAATCCCTCTCCTAGGAGAAGGAAACATCAACCTAATACTACAACAAAAACCTGGAGTGGCACATGCACAAGAAATCAATCCAGGCCTTTACGTTAGAGGATTCTCCAGCTCTCAGAATCAGGTAATCATTAACGGCTCTCCAATTTTCAACACAAACCATCTATTGGGAGTATACCCCTCGGTAAGCGCAAACGCAATTGCCAAAACACAGCTTCTCACAGACAATTTACATCCAAGGTATGGAGGAATGCTCTCCTCCTGCCTAATTATGGATAGCAATAGTAGACCCGCTGATAGCAGCGAATATATTGTAGGAGTAGGAGTTTTAACTTCGCATCTTTACAGCAGAGGTGCAATTGTCAAAAAGAAGCTATCCTACCTCCTTTCGGCTCGCCGTTCCTACTTCGATTTAGTAACAAAGAGCTACAATAAAAAAAATGATTACTCCCGAAACAGCGAAAAGCTACCCGACTACCGCTTTTATGATATCATAGGGTTGGTAACCTACCAGCACGACTCCTCCAGTAAAGTATGTGCCTCCACGTTTGTTTCAAGAGATAAGCTATCGCAGCACCAAAACTACTTAGGAATTGATGCTACCTGGGGAAATATTGCAGCAAACCTTTCTTGGGAGAAAAACATATCGAACAAAGTAAAGATAAAGGTAAATGGAGGTTACAGCCAGTACAATACCAATACCGATATCATTAAATCAAACAGTAACAGCATAACCAACTCCTTACAACGCTTTTACATATCGGCCGAGGGCAATCTAAAGATAAACGAAACAGGACAAGTAGACGCTGGCATTTTTGGAGGCAAAACCAGCACATCAATAAATTCCAACTCGAACGAAATTAATGGGAATGAGTCTTTTTTAAACAGTAAAGATGGCAGCTATATAAATAAAGGAATCTACGTCTCAATAAGTCAATCAGTAGCAAAAGTTGTACAGCTAAATGCAGGATTAAGGCTCGAATCATTTAGAAAAAACCAATACTACCTTTCTCCCCGTCTATACGCTCAATACTCCCTCTCTAAGCCAATATCCTTTTTTGCATCGTACTCGCAACGGCTACAATTCGATCATCTATATGCGCCCATGGGAATTAACCTTGCAATAGATATGACAATCCCCTGTGACGATACCTTAAAGCCCCAAAAGTCGCAGCAGGTAAGTGTTGGAGCTAACATCAACGTATCAAACGAATGGCATATTCAGCTATCATCATACTACTCAACGCTAATAAATCAGATCGATTTTATAAATCCAGAGCCTTTAAATGATGGATTCTACCACACTACAGGAAAAGGAGATGCTAAAGGAATAGAAATCTCTTCGTCCATAAAAAAAAGAACCTTTACCATAGAAGCCTCCTACTCTTTGAGTCAATCACGACGCAAGTTTGATAAAATCAACGATGGAAAATGGTTTAATCCACCGTTTGACATTAGACACAAAGCAGACCTATTTTTACACATAAAGATAAATTCTCGATGGAGCATCTCTGCTTCCCAATTCGTACAAAGCGGAAACATCACAACCATTCCAACCTCAATCTACTACGATAACGAACGCAATAAATCCATACCCATCTATACAACTCGCTATAACTTAAGGTTGCCCCTAAACCATCGGTTAGATGTAGCCGCACAGTATCAAGTAGTAAAAAGATTTGGGGAGGTGACACTCAACATGGGTATCTATAACGTATACAACCAAGCCAACCCATATTTCATTTATTTTAAACCGGAACAAATCGACAACGAACAAACCCGGCTAGTAGCAAAGAAAAGATCGCTGCTTCCGATGGTTCCTTTTTTCATGATAGAAGTTAAGATATGAAAACACCGCTCCTTATTCTACTCATAATATTCTGCACCATCAGCTGTAAGCTCGATAGCGATGTAGACATAACTCTTCCTACCCAAAAGAAATACCACATAGTAGAGGCTATTCTAAAAACAGATAAAGACATGAGCCTCCTACTAACCCAAAGCAATAGAATGAATGATATTGTAATGCTCAACTTCGTTTGGTACGCCCAAGCATCATTCATAATAAACAACGACACCATTCCACTAACTAACTATCTCATTTTTGACAAAGAAAACAACACCGTCATAAACTACCTATCTAAAACTCCACTCCCAAAATTCACAAACGGAGATATAAAACTCCTCATTATAAAAGATAAGGACACCATAACTTCCACCTCCCATTTTATAAAACCAATATCGATTAAAAGTTGGACTGTAAATGGAGTAGACATCAATGTTACCATTCCCAACATATACGACAGCGCCGATAGATTCTTTAGAATAGAAACATTCATCTACCATAGCAAAGAGAAAATCACTTCTAGATATGCTCAGCTCTACAACCTAGCAAAGAATAACGAGGAGTTGCTTAATATTCACATGAAAGTTGGAAAAATAAAACGCGACTCCATAAAAATCATCGTATCCCATATAACAAGAGAGCACTACGAATATCTTTACTCCTGCAATAGAGCCATAGACGCCTACTTCGATCCATTTACCGTGCCAACACCAATAAAAACAAATGTAAAAGGAGCAATGGGAATATTCACTGTAGTAGATGAAAAGTATATCTCCTTAAAAAGCACTTACCCTTAATATTAAGAATACAAGCTACATCTTAAAGGCTGTATGCACAAACTGCAATCTCAATTCGAAAGTCTCTAACCATGCACAAAACCTAAGACTTTCCTTAAAAAAGGATATATTTGCACGAATAAAATATTTTAAAACTAAGTCCAATGAAACATTTAATACTTGTAGCATCCATTGCTTGTGCAACCATTCTCGGATCATGCAGTAAAGACGATTCTTCCGTAAAACAACTTTCCCAAGCCGACGCAAAAGTTGAATTGCAAAAAGTAAGCAGCAACTTTGGAGCAGAGTATAAAACAATGCAGCAAAACAAAGGCATAAAAGCACTTGTAACTCTTTCTAAGATTGCAGACAAAGGGCTTCTTCCAAGCAGTTTTGCAAGTATTGCATCTCTAGAGGCAGTAAAAAGCAGCCTTTCTCCGCTACGCAATCCTATTGCCCCTGTATTAAAAGGGTCTGAAACACCTTTCGACTTTAATAAAAAAGGGAAATACACCTATACCAATGGAAAGTTTGTATTTAGCACAACAACCACTAAGGATATTGTTATAGTGTTCCCTACAGAAGGAAGCACCAAAAACAACGCGGTACTTACTCTCTCAAAATATGCCGAAATATATGTAGCTGCTCAAGAGGCTAACGTTCCAACTCAAATAGAAGCTAACCTAAGTGTAGACAACGTAACTGTCTTTAAAATCAGCTATAACGCTGCCTTTGGCGAACTTTTAAATGGACTAGGAACTAACGGAGTTGCTTCTGCTGACCTTTCAATGTCTTTCGCTCCCTACACACTCGAGTCTCACGACAAGGTTAGCATGAACCAAGGCAAGGCTGTCGCAACCAGCAGCACTTCGTTTAAAAACGGAAATAAGCAGCTAGTATCAGCACAAGAAGCCTTTAATATCTCACTCAACGAAAAGACAGGAGACGTTGCATTTAATGGTGACGTAGCACTACAAATCAACAATCTAAAACTTGAAGGAAAATTAAGTTTAGCCTACAACATGGATGGAGATTTTGACTACAAAGATATCGATATCAACAAAGCCATAAAGCTAGCAGCCTTCACATTCCCTGCTGGCGATAAAATAGGCGACATCATTGCCAATAAAGACAAACAAGGGAAAATCACACCTATGATTGTTTATGGTGATGGTACAAAAGAAAGCCTGCTAACCTACTTCAACAGCTGGTTTGGCAATATCAACAAATAGGCAATACGCAATAGAAATAAGAAAGCCGCTGCTTTTCGTTGAGAAGCAGCGGCTTTTATTTTATATACAATTTTACTTATAAAATCTTTATACCCTTCCAAAATATCCTTACATAATCCTTACGCCCCTACACCTACTTTTGATTTGTAAATAAAGACATTTATAAATCAAGGAAAATGACAACTGCTGATTTTATCCAGATCGCAATCTACGTAGGACTCCTCGTTGCACTTGCCCCTCTTCTTGGCAAGTACATGGCCAGAGTTTTTACAGGGAAAAAGCATTTTATGCTGCCCGCTTTAGGATGGCTAGAAAGATTATGCTACCGTACAATAGGTGTAGATTCCAATAAAGAGCAAGACTGGAAGTCCTATCTATGGGCTCTACTTCTCTTTAACCTATTTGGTTTTATCTTTCTTTTCGTTTTGTTGATGTGCCAAGGATTTTTGCCGCTTAATCCCCAACACCTTCCTGGCCTAGACCCTTTTTTGGCCTTTAATACCACAGCCAGCTTTGTTACCAACACCAACTGGCAGTCTTATGGCGGAGAAAATACGCTTAGCTACCTATCTCAAATGCTTGGACTAGGAGTACAAAATTTTGTAAGTGCGGCAACGGGCTTCACGGTAATTCTTGCCCTTATAAGAGGACTTTCCCGAAAGTCAACCACCCTTTTAGGTAACTTTTGGGTCGATTTAACCCGCAGCACACTATATGTACTGCTTCCTTTAGCCATTATTCTTTCGGTTGCACTTGTTTCTGAGGGTACAATACAAAATTTTAATAGCTATACCGAGGTTCATACCCTTCAGGGGGCAACGCAAGTTATTCCGCAAGGACCTGCCGCCTCACAAATTGCCATTAAGCAGCTTGGATCTAACGGTGGCGGCTTCTTTAACACCAACAGCTCTCACCCGTTCGAGAATCCAACTCCTTTTACCAACCTTTTGGAGATGCTATCGCTGCTTTTACTCGCTGCGGCCCTCCCCTTCACCTATGGGAAGATGGTTGGAAACATTAAGCAGGGCAGAATCATATTCGGAGTAATGCTTGTGCTGTTTTTAGCAGGACTTTCGCTATCGATGTACTCGGAGTATAGCGCCCACGCAGCCCATGCAGCCATGATGGAAGGCAAAGAAACCCGCTTAGGATTAACCAACAGCATCCTCTGGAGCGTTTCCACCACCTGCGCATCCAACGGTGCCGTCAACGCAATGCACGATAGCCTTTCTCCGCTATCCGGAATGGTTTCGATGGTGAATATGATGCTTGGAGAAGTAATATTTGGAGGTGTAGGCGCTGGTTTATACGGCATTTTAATATTTGTTTTCCTTACAGTATTCATTGCAGGGCTTATGGTAGGCCGCACGCCCGAGTATTTAGGAAAAAAGATTGATGCCTACGACATAAAAATGTCTATGGTAGCCGTTTTAGCGCCCAACTTTGTGGTTCTGGTCTTCTCCGCAATTGCCGTTATGCTCCCATCGGCGCTCACAAGCCTCAACAACGCTGGTCCGCACGGCTTCAGCGAGATTTTATACGCCTTCACATCGGCTGCCGGAAATAACGGAAGCGCTTTTGCTGGTCTGAATGCCAACACCCCTTTCTATAATACCATGATTGGCCTTGGGATGCTCATCGGACGCTTTGGGATCATCGTCCCAGTGATGGCGATAGCCGGAAACCTTGCACAAAAGAAGATCACCCCTCCTTCGGCGGGCACATTTAGAACCGATAATATGCTTTTTGCGGGCTTGCTAATCACGGTAATCCTCATTGTAGGCGGATTGACCTTCTTCCCAGCCCTTTCGCTCGGTCCAATTGTGGAGCATTTGCTTATGAATGCCGGAGTAACCTTCTAAAATTTGAAGTCAATGGAAAATAAGAATACAAAGCTACTTAATAAGCAGCTCATCATCGAAGCGATAGTAGCTTCATTTACTAAGCTAAACCCTAAGGTTCAAATAAAGAACTTTGTAATCTTCTTGGTGGAGCTTGGAGCCATTGCAACAACCCTTGTTGTCTTTTATGAGCTCTTCAGCGGTTCCTTTTCGGGATTCAACCTGCAAATAACCATCTGGCTTTGGTTTACTGTGCTATTTGCCAACTTTTCCGAAGCAATTGCCGAAGGTAGAGGCAAGGCACAGGCCGATAGCCTCCGAAAAAATAGAACCGAAACCAAGGCTAAGCTATTTGATGGCAAGTCGAAGGTTACCGAAATCAACGCAACTGAGCTTAAAAAAGGAAATTTGGTGGTTTGCGAGGCAGGCGACATCATTCCAAGCGACGGCGAGGTGGTTGAAGGCATCGCCAGCGTAGACGAATCCGCAATTACGGGAGAATCTGCCCCAGTAATTAGGGAAAGCGGCGGAGATAGAAGCGCTGTAACCGGAGGTACAAAGGTTATTAGCGATAGGATCGTCATTAGAATCACAGCCGAGCAGGGCGATACCTTCATAGACCGTATGATATCGCTGGTTGAAGGTGCTAGCCGCCAAAAAACGCCCAACGAAATCGCGCTATCGATGCTTCTTGTCGGATTAACCATCATTTTTATCCTAGCAGTAGTTACTCTACCCGCATTTTTTGGCTACGGACTCGCAGCGTCTGGGCTTCCAGCGTCGAGCAACCTCTCTCTTACCATCCTTATTGCCCTTTTGGTGTGCCTAATCCCAACTACCATCGGTGGGCTGCTTAGCGCAATCGGAATTAGCGGCATGGACAGGCTTTTGCGTCGTAACGTAATTGCCACCAGCGGCCGAGCAATAGAGGCAGCAGGCGATGTGGACGTTCTTCTGCTCGACAAAACAGGGACCATCACCTTAGGAAACCGTATGGCCACCGATTTTATCCCTGCCGAGGGTATAACCTCCGAGGAGTTGGCCATAGCAGCGCAGCTCTCGTCCCTGTCCGACGAAACACCCGAAGGAAGGTCGATTGTGGTGCTTGCCAAAGAGAAATATGGGCTTAGAGCTCAAAATATTCATGCTAACGACATCACCTTTATACCTTTTACCGCACAATCGCGCATGAGCGGCGTAGATATAAAATCTGCCAACGGTTCCATCCGCGAAATAAGAAAAGGATCAACCTTAGCTATCAAAAAGTACGTTCAGCAGAAGGATGGATTTATGCCCAAAGCGGTAGAAGACGTGGTAGAAGAGCTGGCACGCATGGGCGCAACGCCTTTGGTGGTTGCCGAAGGTGATAAAGTGCTCGGAGTAATCCATCTAAAGGATATCGTAAAGGGTGGCATCAAGCAAAGATTCGCCCAGCTACGTGCCATGGGCATCCGCACCGTTATGGTAACCGGCGATAACCCCTTAACCGCCGCCGCCATTGCTGCCGAAGCTGGTGTAGACGATTTCATAGCCGAAGCAAAGCCCGAGGATAAGCTTAACCGCATTAGAACAGAGCAAGCCAACGGTAGGTTAGTGGGAATGATTGGTGATGGAACCAATGATGCCCCTGCGCTAGCCCAAGCAGACGTTGGGATAGCCATGAATAGCGGTACGCAAGCCGCCCGCGAAGCTGGGAATATGGTTGACTTGGATAGTAATCCAACGAAGTTAATAGAAGTGGTCGAAGTTGGGAAGCAGCTGCTCATGACACGCGGCTCGCTAACCACCTTCAGCATTGCGAACGACGTTTCGAAGTACTTTGCCATCATTCCCGCCATTACAACGATACTTTACGCCAAATCGGGAGGCGAAGGACCGCTTTCGGCACTCAACATTATGCACTTGTCGACCCCAGAAAGCGCCATTTTAAGCGCGGTGATCTTTAATGCCATCATCATCATCCTTTTGATACCGCTGGCACTTCGTGGGGTAGCCTACAAACCCATGTCGGCAAACGCGATACTCTCTCGGAATATCCTGATATACGGTTTGGGAGGTTTGATAGTTCCCTTTATAGGCATCAAGCTTATCGATATGGTAATTTCAATGTTCTAGCAAAACGGCAAACAGCTTTAAAAACAACCGCCATTTAAAAAGAAGAAGAAAATGAAATCACAAATACTACCCGCCATTAAGGCGTTCGCCATCCTAGCCATTATAACAGGCGTTGCCTATCCCCTGCTAATTACCGGCATAGCCCAGCTGGCCTTTAACGGCAATGCGAACGGGAGCATCATCTACCAGAATGGGAAGGCAGTGGGTTCGAAGCTCATTGGACAAGAATTTACCGACGCCAAATACTTCTGGAGCCGCCCATCGGCGGTTAGCTACAGCTCGTCGCTATCTGGCGCCAGCAACCTTGGCCCTACAAGCGCCAAGCTCGACTCGACGGTAAACGCCCGTCGCCAAAGCTTCGCTAGCGCCAACGAGGTAAAGGCCAACACCCCTATTCCTGCCGACATGCTCTGCTCGTCGGCCAGCGGCCTCGATCCACACATCTCGCTGGAGTCTGCCATGCTGCAGCTTAACCGCGTAGCCAAGGCTCGGGGTTTCGACGCCGAAAAAAGGGAAAAAGTGGTGCATCTGATCTACCAAAAATCGCATACCATCGATTTTGCAACCAACGAAATGCGCTATGTTAATGTTTTAGAGTTAAATTTGGAAATCAATAAGCTATAATGAACGAGCAATACGACCTCAGACCCGATCCCGACGAGCTTTTGACATCCCTGAAGCTCGAGGAGGAAAGAAGCAAGCGTGGAAAGCTGAAAATCTTCTTTGGAATGTGCGCAGGAGTGGGTAAAACCTACTCCATGCTCAAATCGGCAGCCGTCGAAGCCGAAAAGGGAGTCGATATTGTCGTTGGGTATGTCGAAACACACGGCAGGAAAGAGACTGAGGCCCTATTGAACGGCTTTGAAATCATTTCGAGGAAGAATGTACTATACAAGGAGACATCTTTACCCGAGATGGACATCGATGCCATCATTCAAAGAAAGCCCAACACCGTTTTAGTAGACGAACTGGCCCATACCAACGCCCCTGGAAGCCGTCACAACAAGCGTTTTCAGGATGTTTTGGAGATTCTGGACAACGGTATAGATGTTTACACCACCTTAAACGTGCAGCATCTCGAAAGCAGAGCCGACACGGTGGCCCAAATAACAGGTATTGTCATCCGAGAAACGCTTCCCGACGAGATTTTCGAGAAGGCTGATGAGGTAGAGCTGATTGACATCACCACCAAGGAGCTTTTAATCCGCCTAACAGAAGGTAAGGTATATGCCGAAGAGCGTTCGCGCGAAGCTTTACTCAACTTTTTTAGGGAAGGAAACATCACGGCCCTACGCGAAATGTCTTTACGCATCGTTGCCGACCGTGTAGACAAGCAGCTGCGCGATTACATGCAGCTGAAGCGCATCCGCGGCCCTTGGAAGTCGGGCCTACACCTCATGGTGGTTATTGGCCCCAACCAGCAGTCGGCCAAGCTCATTAGGTGGGCCAAAAATCTCTCCTATACCATGTCGGCAAGCCTTATGGCCCTCTATGTGGAGACACCAAGGCCCCTTAACGACCCTCAGAACGAGCAGCTCACCAAAAATATAAACCTTGCCCGCCAGCTGGGAGCCGAAGTGGTTACCACGTCGGACAACGACCTCGTTAAGGCGATACTAACCGTCGCTTCGAAGGAGAATATCACCCACATTGTGGTGGGAAAACCTCGTACGCGGAACCTTTTATCCCTTTTGCAGCTGGGCAGCTTTGTGCAGCGGCTCATAAAAAACAGCGGGAACATCGACGTGTACGTCTTGGGGTCCGATTTGCAGAGCGATATCTCGTACAAGCGCTATATTGCCTTCCCATCGTATACCTCAAAGCCAATTCAGTACTTTATTTCCGCGTTGGCCGTTATTATTCCCTCGTTTTTGATGTTTCATCTCAGCCATGCCATAGGCTATCAGGTGGTATCGCTGGTTATGATGTTTATTGTATCGCTTCTTGCCACCGTTTTTGGTATTGGACCGATACTTTTGGCAGCTTTTCTGAGCACCGCCATATGGGATTACTTCTTTATCCCGCCTCATTTCACGCTGCACATCGAAAAACCCGAAGATGCCCTTACTTGCATCATGTTTTTTGTGATTGCGCTCATCAACGGCGTTCTCACAACGCGCGTACGCCGCCAACAAAAGCTCACCAAGGATCGAGAAGAGCGCACCAACGCCCTTTTCCAGCTTACCAAGGAGCTATCGTTGGCCACCAACCTCGACGAGGTGCTTTCCATCTCCAAAAAAAGGATCAAGAAGCATTTCGACGTGGAGCCAATCTTTATTTTACAGGATGGACAGGGAAAATTACAGGAGTACAACGCCTTTACCGAGAATGAGTACAGCGTAGCAAGCTGGAGCTACCGCTACTGCAAGAATGCGGGGCACTTCACCGACACTTTACCCTCCTCAAAACATACTTTTTATCCCTTATACGGTGCTACACTTAAGACAGGAGTAGTAGCCATAGAGCTAGCAGCCCGTTTAAAAGGCGACAAGGAGCTTTTTTGGGACACTTTCATCACCCAAATATCCAACGCCATAGAGCGCGAGTTCTTAAACAAGATTGCGCGCCGTGCCCAGCTGCTAAACGAGTCCGACAAGCTCTACAATACCCTTTTCAACTCCATTTCGCACGAGTTCAGAATACCTGTTGCCACCATAATGGGAGCCTCCGATGCCCTAATGTCGCAGGATTACCCACAAGAAATACAAAAGGAGTTCTACGGAGAGATCAACAAGGCCTCCGAAAGGCTCAACCGCCTTATCGAAAACCTTCTGAACATGTCCAGATTGGAATCGGGACGTATAACCCCCCGGTTTGAGTGGTGCGAGGTGAACGATTTGGCCAACGAAGTGGTAAAAAACCTTCAAAAGGAGCTCGAAGAGTACAACGTGGAGGTTGTAATATCGCCAGACACGCCAATGGTTAAGCTCGACTTTGGCCTAACCGAGCAGGTGCTCTACAACCTGGTTTATAACGCCACCCAACACACCCCAAAGGGCTCCACCATCCGCCTAAAGTTCTTTTTCGACAACGATACCCTAACCATTTTAGTTATGGACCGTGGCGAGGGCTTTAAATATCCCGATATTGCGCATATCTTTGATAAGTTTTATCGGGGAACCGACGCCAAACCAGGGGGAATGGGGCTTGGCCTTTCGATAGTAAAGGGATTCATCGAGGCGCAGGGCGGAACCGTTTCGGCCGAGAACAGAACCAACGGTGGCGCACGTTTTGTCATTAAAATGCCATCGCCCGTTCCTAATATCAACTTAGAGTAGCTTAGCAGCATGGAAATTAAGGATACCATATTGGTTATTGACGATGAGGTGCAAATACGCCGCTTGTTGGAGATTACGCTAACGGCCAACGGCTATAATGTGGCCGAAGCAGCCAATGCAAAGGATGCAGTGGTGGCTGCGGCCACCCACACGCCGGCTCTAATTATTCTCGACCTTGGCCTACCCGATCTCGACGGGCAGGTGGTGCTTAAGCAGCTCCGCGAGTGGTATCAAAAGCCCATCATTGTGCTTTCGGCGCGCAGCTCGGAGGACGAAATCGTAAAGGCTCTCGACTCGGGGGCCAACGATTACCTCACAAAACCCTTTCGCAACGGAGAGCTGCTGGCCCGCATCCGTTCGAGCATCCGCTTTAGCAATACAAACGAGGCATCGCCCATCTTGAACTTCGGCAACCTCTCTGTAGATCTGGCCAACCACACCGTGAAGAAGGATGGAGAGCCCCTGAAGCTAACCAGC includes:
- a CDS encoding sensor histidine kinase — translated: MNEQYDLRPDPDELLTSLKLEEERSKRGKLKIFFGMCAGVGKTYSMLKSAAVEAEKGVDIVVGYVETHGRKETEALLNGFEIISRKNVLYKETSLPEMDIDAIIQRKPNTVLVDELAHTNAPGSRHNKRFQDVLEILDNGIDVYTTLNVQHLESRADTVAQITGIVIRETLPDEIFEKADEVELIDITTKELLIRLTEGKVYAEERSREALLNFFREGNITALREMSLRIVADRVDKQLRDYMQLKRIRGPWKSGLHLMVVIGPNQQSAKLIRWAKNLSYTMSASLMALYVETPRPLNDPQNEQLTKNINLARQLGAEVVTTSDNDLVKAILTVASKENITHIVVGKPRTRNLLSLLQLGSFVQRLIKNSGNIDVYVLGSDLQSDISYKRYIAFPSYTSKPIQYFISALAVIIPSFLMFHLSHAIGYQVVSLVMMFIVSLLATVFGIGPILLAAFLSTAIWDYFFIPPHFTLHIEKPEDALTCIMFFVIALINGVLTTRVRRQQKLTKDREERTNALFQLTKELSLATNLDEVLSISKKRIKKHFDVEPIFILQDGQGKLQEYNAFTENEYSVASWSYRYCKNAGHFTDTLPSSKHTFYPLYGATLKTGVVAIELAARLKGDKELFWDTFITQISNAIEREFLNKIARRAQLLNESDKLYNTLFNSISHEFRIPVATIMGASDALMSQDYPQEIQKEFYGEINKASERLNRLIENLLNMSRLESGRITPRFEWCEVNDLANEVVKNLQKELEEYNVEVVISPDTPMVKLDFGLTEQVLYNLVYNATQHTPKGSTIRLKFFFDNDTLTILVMDRGEGFKYPDIAHIFDKFYRGTDAKPGGMGLGLSIVKGFIEAQGGTVSAENRTNGGARFVIKMPSPVPNINLE
- a CDS encoding response regulator gives rise to the protein MEIKDTILVIDDEVQIRRLLEITLTANGYNVAEAANAKDAVVAAATHTPALIILDLGLPDLDGQVVLKQLREWYQKPIIVLSARSSEDEIVKALDSGANDYLTKPFRNGELLARIRSSIRFSNTNEASPILNFGNLSVDLANHTVKKDGEPLKLTSTEFTMLALLSKNAGKVLTHQQLLKEVWGFSYINQTQYLRVFIGQLRKKIEDNPSQPTFIKTESGIGYRFTEGV
- the kdpC gene encoding potassium-transporting ATPase subunit KdpC, yielding MKSQILPAIKAFAILAIITGVAYPLLITGIAQLAFNGNANGSIIYQNGKAVGSKLIGQEFTDAKYFWSRPSAVSYSSSLSGASNLGPTSAKLDSTVNARRQSFASANEVKANTPIPADMLCSSASGLDPHISLESAMLQLNRVAKARGFDAEKREKVVHLIYQKSHTIDFATNEMRYVNVLELNLEINKL